The following proteins are encoded in a genomic region of Bosea beijingensis:
- a CDS encoding SUF system Fe-S cluster assembly protein, whose product MTDSVAEDIKPNAPAMGTGTALPPEEIDRLTDDIVAALKTVYDPEIPSDIYELGLIYRVDIADDRQITIDMTLTAPGCPVAGEMPGWVENAVGAVPGVAGVTVNMTFDPPWDQSRMSDEARVALDMW is encoded by the coding sequence ATGACCGACAGCGTCGCCGAAGACATCAAGCCGAACGCCCCTGCCATGGGCACGGGCACCGCGCTGCCGCCGGAAGAGATCGACCGGCTGACCGACGATATCGTGGCCGCCCTCAAGACGGTCTACGATCCCGAGATCCCCTCCGACATCTACGAGCTCGGCCTGATCTACCGCGTCGACATCGCCGACGACCGGCAGATCACGATCGACATGACGCTGACCGCGCCGGGCTGCCCGGTGGCCGGCGAGATGCCGGGCTGGGTCGAGAATGCGGTCGGCGCCGTGCCGGGCGTCGCCGGCGTCACCGTCAACATGACCTTCGACCCGCCCTGGGATCAGTCGCGGATGTCCGACGAGGCCCGCGTCGCGCTCGACATGTGGTGA
- a CDS encoding alpha/beta fold hydrolase — MKEPLVLVPGLSCNAELYAPQWPTLADGRLILVADHARDDTLSAIAKRLLAAAPPRFALCGLSMGGYVAFEILRQAPERVTRLALLDTSAKPATPETNVPREQMIALAEKGAFDNVTTLLWQKLVAPARLTDEPLRLLVRRMADEVGADGFVRQQKAIMKRPDSRPVLKGLPIPVLVLVGQEDEITPVAEAQEMAGLAGGVARLVVVPNCGHLSTLEAPEAVTAELLRWLG, encoded by the coding sequence ATGAAGGAGCCGCTCGTTCTCGTTCCCGGCCTCAGTTGCAATGCCGAACTCTATGCTCCGCAATGGCCAACACTTGCCGATGGACGCCTGATCCTGGTCGCCGATCACGCCCGCGACGACACGCTGTCAGCCATCGCGAAACGCCTGCTGGCCGCCGCTCCGCCGCGTTTCGCGCTGTGCGGCCTGTCGATGGGCGGCTATGTCGCGTTCGAGATATTGCGGCAGGCGCCGGAGCGCGTGACGCGGCTCGCGCTGCTCGATACCAGCGCCAAGCCGGCGACGCCCGAGACCAATGTGCCGCGCGAGCAGATGATCGCGCTGGCGGAGAAGGGCGCCTTCGACAACGTCACCACGCTGCTCTGGCAGAAGCTGGTCGCGCCGGCACGCCTGACCGACGAGCCCTTGCGCCTGCTGGTACGACGTATGGCGGACGAGGTTGGAGCGGATGGTTTCGTGCGCCAGCAGAAGGCGATCATGAAGCGACCGGATTCACGGCCGGTTCTGAAGGGGCTGCCGATCCCGGTGCTGGTGCTGGTCGGGCAGGAAGACGAGATAACCCCCGTCGCGGAGGCGCAGGAAATGGCCGGTCTCGCCGGCGGCGTCGCGCGGCTCGTGGTCGTGCCCAATTGCGGGCATCTCTCAACGCTCGAAGCGCCCGAAGCGGTGACGGCGGAATTGCTGCGCTGGCTTGGCTGA
- a CDS encoding malate/lactate/ureidoglycolate dehydrogenase yields the protein MAHRLHRPESLHALVRDMLVKAGWTEDEAQETAEHLVLANLSGHDSHGVGAVPLYFQSLKDGHLDPRARPETRVDTAPFLIIDGNVALGQPSARNAVDRAITMAQAGGVAILNLLDSHHIGRIGHYAEIAAEAGLISFFWVNVAGRPPIVAPYAAKEARFGTNPHAIGIPIPGGDPLVLDFATSRMAHGKARVALNKGEQVPPGYIIDGEGRPTTDPTHVFASPDHPLGALLPFGDHKGAGLALIAELLSAGLMGGARIDQKPQKSWIINSLFGVLIDPARLEPDAELRRSRTESYLAFVRAAKPMDPDNPVLAPGDKERKVRIERQAAGIPLDDETWSQIVAAAKRHGIDAESY from the coding sequence ATGGCGCATCGTCTGCATCGCCCCGAATCGCTGCACGCTCTCGTCCGCGACATGCTCGTGAAGGCCGGCTGGACCGAGGACGAGGCGCAAGAGACCGCCGAGCATCTCGTGCTCGCCAATCTCAGCGGCCACGATAGTCACGGTGTCGGCGCGGTGCCGCTGTACTTCCAGTCATTGAAGGACGGTCATCTCGATCCTCGGGCGCGCCCGGAAACGCGCGTGGATACTGCGCCCTTCCTGATCATCGACGGCAATGTGGCGCTCGGCCAACCCAGCGCTCGTAACGCGGTCGACCGGGCCATCACGATGGCGCAGGCCGGCGGCGTCGCCATCCTCAACCTGCTCGATTCCCATCATATCGGCCGCATCGGCCATTATGCAGAGATTGCCGCCGAGGCCGGGCTGATTTCGTTCTTCTGGGTCAATGTCGCCGGCCGGCCGCCGATCGTCGCGCCCTATGCGGCAAAGGAAGCCCGCTTCGGTACCAATCCCCATGCGATCGGCATCCCCATCCCTGGTGGCGATCCGCTCGTCCTCGACTTCGCTACCAGCCGCATGGCCCATGGCAAGGCTCGCGTTGCGCTCAACAAGGGCGAACAGGTGCCGCCGGGCTATATCATCGACGGAGAAGGCCGCCCGACCACCGACCCGACCCATGTCTTCGCCAGCCCCGACCACCCGTTGGGTGCGCTGCTGCCCTTCGGCGATCACAAGGGGGCCGGCCTCGCGCTGATCGCGGAATTGCTGTCGGCCGGCTTGATGGGCGGCGCCCGGATCGACCAGAAGCCGCAGAAGAGCTGGATCATCAACTCGCTCTTCGGCGTGCTCATCGACCCCGCCCGGCTGGAGCCGGACGCCGAGCTGCGCCGCAGCCGCACCGAGAGCTATCTCGCCTTCGTCCGGGCCGCCAAGCCGATGGACCCTGACAATCCGGTGCTGGCGCCCGGCGACAAGGAGCGCAAGGTCAGGATCGAGCGGCAGGCGGCTGGTATTCCGCTCGACGACGAGACCTGGTCGCAGATCGTCGCAGCCGCCAAGCGGCACGGCATCGACGCCGAGAGCTACTGA
- a CDS encoding HesB/IscA family protein — protein sequence MFSIPGLKVISLTDAAAARIREIMAQSSGGDAPALGLRVGVKKGGCAGMEYTFEIARALSKGDEVVTDKDATVVVDAKAVLFLLGTELDFKTDRFSSTFVFNNPNQVSACGCGESVEIKPRNESALTAP from the coding sequence ATGTTTTCGATACCGGGCCTCAAGGTCATTTCGCTGACCGACGCCGCGGCGGCCCGCATCCGCGAGATCATGGCGCAGTCCTCCGGTGGGGACGCCCCGGCGCTCGGCCTTCGGGTTGGCGTCAAGAAGGGCGGCTGCGCCGGCATGGAGTATACATTCGAGATTGCGCGCGCGCTCAGCAAGGGCGACGAGGTGGTGACCGACAAGGACGCGACGGTGGTGGTCGATGCCAAGGCCGTGCTGTTTTTGCTCGGCACCGAGCTCGACTTCAAGACGGACCGGTTCTCCTCGACCTTCGTCTTCAACAATCCCAATCAGGTCTCGGCCTGCGGCTGCGGCGAATCCGTCGAGATCAAGCCGCGCAACGAGAGCGCGCTGACGGCGCCCTGA
- the sufC gene encoding Fe-S cluster assembly ATPase SufC → MLEIRNLVVKIADEDKQILNGLNLTVNDGEVAAIMGPNGSGKSTLSYVIAGKEDYEVLDGEILLNGENVLEMEADARAAAGIFLAFQYPLEIPGVATMTFLKAAMNAQRKARGQDELLTPDFIKQVNAAADKLGIAKDMLRRPLNVGFSGGEKKRMEILQMALLSPSMCILDETDSGLDIDALRIVAEGVNALRDKNRGFLVITHYQRLLDHIVPDTVHVMSKGRIVKTGGKELALELEKSGYAAYGEAA, encoded by the coding sequence ATGCTCGAAATTCGCAACCTAGTCGTCAAGATCGCCGACGAGGACAAGCAGATCCTCAACGGCCTGAACCTCACCGTGAACGACGGCGAGGTCGCCGCCATCATGGGGCCGAACGGTTCCGGCAAGTCGACGCTGAGCTATGTCATCGCCGGCAAGGAGGACTATGAGGTCCTCGACGGCGAGATCCTGCTCAATGGCGAGAACGTGCTGGAGATGGAGGCCGATGCCCGCGCCGCCGCCGGCATCTTCCTCGCCTTCCAGTACCCGCTGGAGATCCCCGGCGTCGCCACCATGACCTTCCTGAAGGCCGCGATGAACGCGCAGCGCAAGGCGCGCGGACAGGACGAGCTCCTGACCCCGGACTTCATCAAGCAGGTCAACGCTGCCGCCGACAAGCTCGGCATCGCCAAGGACATGCTGCGCCGGCCGCTCAATGTCGGCTTCTCCGGTGGTGAGAAGAAGCGCATGGAAATCCTTCAGATGGCTCTGCTTTCGCCGTCCATGTGCATCCTCGACGAGACCGATTCGGGCCTCGACATCGATGCGCTGCGGATCGTCGCCGAGGGCGTCAACGCGCTGCGTGACAAGAACCGCGGCTTCCTCGTCATCACCCACTATCAGCGCCTGCTCGACCATATCGTGCCGGACACCGTCCACGTCATGTCGAAGGGCCGGATCGTGAAGACCGGCGGCAAGGAGCTGGCGCTCGAGCTCGAGAAGTCGGGCTACGCGGCCTATGGGGAGGCCGCCTGA
- a CDS encoding TfoX/Sxy family protein, giving the protein MQAGELEAFFAPVLAVRTRRMFGGIGIYDGDAMFGLSAAGRVYLKTDDVTRPLFAEAGSEPFRITMRGAVRETSYWSFPESAQDDTEARAKWVSLAREASERAAVRKFKPRGSPSPRHPR; this is encoded by the coding sequence ATGCAGGCGGGGGAGCTCGAAGCCTTCTTCGCACCGGTTCTGGCCGTACGTACGCGCCGCATGTTTGGCGGAATCGGCATTTATGACGGCGATGCCATGTTCGGGCTGTCAGCCGCTGGCCGTGTTTATCTGAAGACGGATGATGTGACACGGCCGCTGTTTGCAGAGGCCGGCAGCGAGCCGTTCCGGATCACGATGCGTGGTGCTGTACGCGAGACCAGCTACTGGAGCTTCCCGGAAAGCGCGCAGGACGACACCGAGGCTCGCGCCAAATGGGTGTCGCTCGCACGGGAGGCCAGCGAGCGGGCAGCCGTGCGCAAGTTCAAGCCACGCGGCTCGCCGTCTCCACGACATCCTCGGTGA
- a CDS encoding PhzF family phenazine biosynthesis protein: protein MSNFPYETVDVFTDRPFGGNQLAVFTDARGLSDAQMQSLAAEMNYSETTFVLPPDDPANDARVRIFTRSHEMPFAGHPNVGTAFVLARHGRDRGGVLRFEEIAGLVEVKVARDAAGTVIGATIAAPQALTKSIELPADAIAACAGLSPSDILVTNHRPVRASVGVFFVLAEVTLEALSRATPDLSRFRAVRDSTPGLEGRFSLFLYARDGASDIRARMFAPISGTWEDPATGSASATVAALLLSLGDKQDASFTLTQGVEMGRPSLLHLTARRGEDGIRATVGGSCAQMFRGEALL from the coding sequence ATGTCCAACTTTCCCTACGAGACCGTCGACGTCTTCACCGACCGCCCCTTCGGCGGCAACCAGCTCGCCGTCTTCACCGATGCGCGCGGGCTCTCGGACGCACAGATGCAGTCGCTCGCGGCCGAGATGAACTATAGCGAGACGACCTTCGTCCTGCCGCCGGACGACCCGGCCAATGACGCGCGTGTCCGGATCTTCACGCGAAGCCATGAGATGCCTTTCGCCGGTCACCCCAATGTCGGCACTGCCTTCGTGCTCGCCCGCCATGGCCGCGACCGCGGCGGAGTCCTGCGCTTCGAGGAGATCGCCGGACTGGTCGAGGTCAAGGTCGCGCGCGATGCCGCCGGCACGGTTATCGGTGCGACGATTGCCGCTCCGCAGGCCCTGACAAAGAGCATCGAGTTGCCTGCCGACGCGATTGCGGCCTGCGCCGGCCTTTCCCCCTCCGATATCTTGGTGACGAACCACCGGCCGGTGCGAGCCTCGGTCGGCGTCTTCTTCGTTCTCGCCGAGGTCACACTGGAAGCGTTGTCGCGCGCCACGCCGGACCTGAGCCGTTTCCGGGCCGTGCGCGACAGCACGCCGGGGCTGGAGGGACGTTTCTCACTGTTTCTCTATGCGCGGGACGGCGCCAGCGATATCCGCGCCCGGATGTTCGCGCCGATCAGCGGCACCTGGGAGGATCCGGCGACCGGCAGCGCCAGCGCCACGGTTGCGGCCCTGCTGCTCTCGCTCGGTGACAAGCAGGACGCGAGCTTCACGCTGACGCAAGGCGTCGAGATGGGCCGGCCCAGCCTGCTGCATCTGACCGCGCGGCGCGGCGAGGACGGCATCCGCGCGACGGTCGGCGGCTCCTGCGCCCAGATGTTCCGCGGCGAAGCGCTGCTATAG
- a CDS encoding cysteine desulfurase, producing the protein MNALAKPYDVQAIRKDFAILSREVYGKPLVYLDNAASAQKPEAVIEAMTRLMREDYANVHRGLHYLANASTEAYEAARESARRFLNAAHLEEIVFTRSSTGALNTVASSLGRYLKIQEGDEIILSILEHHSNIVPWHYWRERHGAVIKWAPIDEDGNFLVEEFEKLITPRTKVVSLTQMSNAIGTIIPIAEVAAICRSYGVPLVVDGSQGAVHLPVDVQALGCDFYAFTGHKTYGPTGSGILWGKKEWLDKLPPYEGGGEMIVTVSEDSVTYNDPPHRFESGTPAIVEAVGLGAALDYMMALGRENIAAHEAKLGAYAMERLGEMNSIRIFGKAREKGAIVAFEMKGAHAHDVATVIDRAGVAVRAGTHCAMPLLARYGVTSTCRASFGLYNTLEEVDKLVDALRKAESLFA; encoded by the coding sequence ATGAACGCGCTGGCGAAGCCCTACGACGTCCAGGCGATCCGCAAGGATTTCGCGATCCTGAGCCGGGAAGTCTATGGCAAGCCGCTGGTCTATCTCGACAACGCCGCCTCGGCCCAGAAGCCGGAAGCGGTGATCGAGGCGATGACGCGGCTGATGCGGGAGGACTATGCCAATGTCCATCGCGGCCTGCACTATCTCGCCAACGCGTCGACGGAAGCCTATGAGGCGGCTCGTGAAAGTGCGCGCCGCTTTCTGAATGCCGCGCATCTGGAGGAGATCGTGTTCACGCGCTCCTCCACCGGTGCGCTCAACACGGTAGCGTCCTCGCTCGGGCGTTACCTGAAGATCCAGGAAGGCGACGAGATCATTCTCTCGATCCTGGAGCACCATTCCAACATCGTGCCCTGGCACTACTGGCGCGAGCGCCATGGCGCCGTGATCAAATGGGCGCCGATCGACGAGGACGGCAATTTCCTTGTCGAGGAATTCGAGAAGCTGATCACGCCGCGCACCAAGGTGGTGTCGCTGACCCAGATGTCGAACGCGATCGGCACGATCATCCCCATCGCCGAGGTCGCCGCGATCTGCCGCTCCTATGGTGTTCCACTGGTGGTCGATGGCAGCCAGGGCGCCGTGCATCTGCCGGTCGACGTGCAGGCGCTGGGCTGCGATTTCTACGCCTTCACCGGCCACAAGACCTATGGGCCGACCGGCTCCGGCATTCTCTGGGGCAAGAAGGAATGGCTCGACAAGCTGCCGCCTTACGAGGGTGGCGGCGAGATGATCGTCACCGTCAGCGAAGACAGTGTGACCTATAACGACCCGCCGCACCGCTTCGAATCCGGCACGCCGGCGATCGTCGAAGCGGTGGGCCTGGGCGCCGCGCTCGACTACATGATGGCGCTGGGCCGCGAGAACATCGCGGCCCACGAGGCCAAGCTCGGCGCCTATGCGATGGAGCGGCTCGGCGAGATGAACTCGATCCGCATCTTCGGCAAAGCGCGGGAGAAGGGCGCGATCGTCGCCTTCGAGATGAAGGGTGCCCATGCCCATGACGTCGCGACCGTGATCGACCGTGCCGGTGTCGCAGTGCGCGCCGGTACCCATTGCGCCATGCCGCTTTTGGCACGATATGGGGTTACATCGACCTGCCGCGCTTCCTTCGGGCTCTACAACACGCTCGAAGAGGTGGACAAGCTGGTCGATGCCCTGCGGAAGGCCGAGAGCCTGTTCGCCTGA
- a CDS encoding DEAD/DEAH box helicase yields the protein MSFAELGLSEKVLTAVTAAGYSTPTPIQAQAIPHVLARKDVLGIAQTGTGKTAAFTLPMLTILETGRARARMPRTLILEPTRELAAQVEENFVRYGVNQKLSVALLIGGVSFGDQDAKITRGVDVLIATPGRLLDHVERGKLLLTGVELLVIDEADRMLDMGFIPDIERICKLVPFTRQTLFFTATMPPEITRISEQFLHNPVRVEVSRPATAAATITQRLIASNAQDFEKRETLRKLIKGATDLQNAIVFCNRKRDVATLHKSLLRHGFPAVALHGDMDQYARMAALESFRTGENPILVASDVAARGLDIPAVSHVFNFDVPTHAEDYVHRIGRTGRAGRLGTAFTIVTRHDDKLVSAVEKLTGQAIAFEGPGLDALPPGEPRDERRGGRRDDKRSSSRGGRGRPERGARAESGASRPDADENVADTQRKPRRVPIRPDSETAAPAPAARNQDAPRRGRGSHGRDDDDGPQVKGLGDHVPAFLLRPARVG from the coding sequence ATGTCATTTGCCGAACTCGGCTTGAGCGAAAAGGTTCTGACGGCCGTCACGGCTGCAGGCTATAGCACGCCGACCCCCATCCAGGCCCAGGCCATTCCGCATGTCCTCGCCCGCAAGGACGTTCTGGGCATCGCCCAGACCGGCACGGGCAAGACCGCGGCCTTCACGCTGCCGATGCTGACCATCCTGGAAACCGGCCGCGCCCGGGCCCGGATGCCGCGCACGCTGATCCTGGAGCCGACGCGCGAACTCGCGGCGCAGGTCGAGGAGAACTTCGTCCGCTACGGCGTCAACCAGAAGCTCTCGGTCGCGCTGCTGATCGGCGGCGTCTCCTTCGGCGACCAGGATGCCAAGATCACTCGCGGCGTCGACGTGCTGATCGCGACGCCCGGCCGCCTGCTCGACCATGTCGAGCGCGGCAAGCTGCTCCTCACCGGCGTCGAGCTCCTCGTCATCGACGAGGCCGACCGCATGCTCGACATGGGCTTCATCCCGGATATCGAGCGCATCTGCAAGCTCGTGCCCTTCACCCGGCAGACGCTGTTCTTCACCGCGACGATGCCGCCGGAAATCACCCGCATCTCCGAGCAGTTCCTCCATAATCCGGTTCGCGTCGAAGTCTCCCGTCCTGCGACGGCAGCCGCGACCATCACCCAGCGCCTGATCGCCTCGAACGCCCAGGATTTCGAGAAGCGCGAGACGCTGCGCAAGCTGATCAAGGGCGCGACGGATCTCCAGAACGCCATCGTCTTCTGCAACCGCAAGCGTGATGTCGCGACGCTGCACAAATCGCTGCTGCGTCATGGCTTCCCGGCTGTCGCTCTCCATGGCGACATGGACCAGTATGCCCGCATGGCGGCGCTGGAATCCTTCCGCACCGGCGAGAACCCGATCCTCGTCGCCTCGGACGTCGCGGCGCGCGGCCTCGATATCCCGGCCGTCAGCCATGTCTTCAATTTCGACGTGCCGACCCATGCCGAGGACTATGTCCACCGCATCGGCCGCACCGGCCGCGCCGGCCGCCTCGGCACCGCCTTCACCATCGTCACGCGCCATGACGACAAGCTCGTCTCGGCCGTCGAGAAATTGACCGGCCAGGCCATCGCCTTCGAAGGCCCCGGCCTCGACGCCCTGCCTCCGGGCGAGCCGCGCGACGAGCGTCGCGGCGGCCGCCGCGACGACAAGCGCTCCTCCTCGCGCGGCGGCCGCGGCCGGCCCGAGCGAGGCGCGCGCGCAGAGTCCGGTGCCTCGCGGCCGGATGCCGACGAGAATGTCGCCGACACGCAGCGCAAGCCGCGCCGTGTGCCGATCCGGCCGGATTCCGAGACGGCTGCGCCCGCGCCTGCCGCGCGGAACCAGGACGCCCCCCGCCGCGGGCGCGGCTCGCATGGCCGCGACGATGATGACGGTCCGCAGGTGAAGGGGCTGGGCGATCACGTCCCGGCCTTCCTGCTCCGCCCGGCACGCGTCGGATAA
- the sufD gene encoding Fe-S cluster assembly protein SufD yields MAIVTPLKTAAEQQLVQQYADSKAELPGGPAVRKLREDAFAGFEAKGLPHRRLESWRYTDLRTLMREARPLAGGTAVTAAVKARLAALKLDGLRLVLVDGIFAPELSTLDAIPEGVSVQSLAEALVSPREDLTRILAGPSVGHDDMGLALNTALMRDGVFIEIAEGVELGERIVIVSLASGEEERAVFHRSVVLAGNGTKGTIVEVSEAAGSAAQQINGAIVFEAGDESEIQHVRIVTRQQAATVEVQSLLATVGAHAKFDSFALICNAGTVRQQHFVRYAGEHTEIGLRGVNLINKAQHSDVTLIVDHEVPHGTSRELFKTIAGGEATGVFQGKVIVRKYAQKTDGGMKSNALLLNDGASMYNKPELEIFADDVVCGHGATVAQIDGDQLFYLMARGLPRPQAEALVLQAFAGEAVEFIADEDVRDLVIGEVESWLKAREAASEVSTV; encoded by the coding sequence ATGGCCATCGTCACCCCGCTGAAGACGGCTGCCGAACAGCAGCTCGTCCAGCAATATGCCGACAGCAAGGCCGAGCTGCCGGGCGGCCCGGCCGTGCGCAAGCTGCGCGAAGACGCCTTCGCCGGTTTCGAGGCCAAGGGCCTGCCGCATCGCCGGCTCGAATCCTGGCGCTATACCGACCTGCGCACGCTGATGCGCGAGGCGCGCCCGCTCGCTGGTGGCACTGCCGTCACGGCGGCGGTCAAGGCTCGCCTTGCGGCGCTGAAGCTCGACGGCCTGCGCCTCGTGCTGGTCGATGGCATCTTTGCGCCGGAACTCTCGACGCTCGACGCGATCCCCGAGGGCGTTTCGGTGCAGTCGCTCGCCGAGGCGCTGGTGTCGCCGCGCGAGGACCTGACCCGCATCCTTGCCGGTCCCTCGGTCGGCCATGACGACATGGGCCTCGCGCTCAACACCGCGCTGATGCGCGACGGCGTCTTTATCGAGATCGCCGAGGGCGTCGAACTCGGCGAAAGGATCGTGATCGTCTCGCTGGCTTCCGGCGAGGAAGAGCGGGCGGTGTTCCATCGCTCGGTCGTGCTCGCCGGCAATGGCACCAAGGGCACGATCGTCGAGGTCAGCGAGGCGGCCGGTAGCGCCGCGCAGCAGATCAACGGCGCCATCGTCTTCGAGGCCGGCGACGAGAGCGAGATCCAGCATGTCCGCATCGTCACCCGCCAGCAGGCGGCGACGGTCGAGGTGCAGAGCCTGCTCGCGACGGTCGGCGCTCACGCGAAGTTCGATTCCTTCGCGCTGATCTGCAATGCCGGCACGGTGCGCCAGCAGCATTTCGTCCGCTATGCGGGCGAGCACACCGAGATCGGCCTGCGCGGCGTCAACCTGATCAACAAGGCGCAGCATTCCGACGTCACGCTGATCGTCGACCATGAGGTGCCGCACGGCACCAGCCGCGAGCTGTTCAAGACGATCGCGGGCGGCGAGGCGACGGGCGTGTTCCAGGGCAAGGTCATCGTGCGGAAATATGCGCAGAAGACCGATGGCGGCATGAAGAGCAACGCGCTGCTGCTCAACGACGGCGCCTCGATGTACAACAAGCCCGAGCTGGAGATTTTCGCCGACGACGTGGTCTGCGGCCATGGCGCGACGGTGGCGCAGATCGACGGCGATCAGCTCTTCTACCTGATGGCGCGCGGCCTGCCGCGTCCGCAGGCCGAGGCACTGGTGCTGCAGGCCTTCGCCGGCGAGGCGGTCGAGTTCATCGCCGATGAGGATGTGCGCGATCTCGTGATCGGCGAAGTCGAGTCGTGGCTGAAGGCCCGCGAGGCCGCTTCCGAGGTGAGCACCGTCTGA
- a CDS encoding MmcQ/YjbR family DNA-binding protein, whose product MSPAGYNTFCASLPATTHVVQWGGADVWKVGGKVFAIGRQQEDGEMAVSFKCSPMAFDILGEQPGLRPAPYLASRGMKWIQWLTGESMPDDALQDYLAESHRLVATGLTKRGRAELGL is encoded by the coding sequence ATGTCGCCCGCGGGATACAACACCTTCTGCGCCTCGCTGCCCGCCACCACCCATGTCGTGCAATGGGGTGGCGCCGACGTCTGGAAGGTCGGCGGCAAGGTCTTCGCCATCGGCCGGCAGCAGGAAGACGGCGAGATGGCCGTGTCCTTCAAATGCTCGCCGATGGCCTTCGACATCCTCGGCGAGCAGCCCGGTCTCAGGCCCGCGCCCTATCTCGCCTCGCGCGGCATGAAATGGATCCAGTGGCTCACCGGCGAGAGCATGCCGGATGATGCCTTGCAGGATTACCTTGCCGAGAGTCACCGCCTCGTCGCCACCGGGCTGACGAAGCGGGGGCGGGCAGAGCTGGGGCTATAG
- a CDS encoding GGDEF domain-containing protein, producing MDDLVSVPARTDDLAERVVAAMREHGSPSYPRAFEVWYAHLSGEIPAVSVAMNAILAGSDGKVSAADIDSLYERFISTERFSRQAERTSLQVLGEIDAMMGLVDKALGSSELYHGRLCAMSEDVPPSTDRHKLREWVEALVMSTREEVTRKAQLEAELRNSSNEIRNLREALESTRAEALTDPLTGLANRRHFEEMLQKSIDQATLRREPFALVMADIDFFKRFNDAHGHLTGDQVLRLVARTMKDKFKDKAIITRFGGEEFAIILPEADLIAGKFGAETVRQALLTRELIKRSTNENLGRITISLGVSSYRRGDTAGSLVDRADQALMQAKRDGRNRTVTEDVVETASRVA from the coding sequence ATGGACGACCTTGTTTCGGTTCCCGCCCGCACTGATGATCTCGCCGAGCGCGTCGTCGCGGCGATGCGAGAGCATGGCTCGCCGAGCTATCCCCGCGCCTTCGAGGTCTGGTACGCCCATCTCAGCGGCGAGATTCCGGCTGTCAGCGTCGCGATGAACGCGATCCTTGCCGGCAGCGACGGAAAGGTCTCCGCCGCCGATATCGACAGCCTTTACGAACGTTTCATCTCGACCGAGCGCTTCTCGCGCCAGGCCGAGCGTACCAGCCTTCAGGTGCTCGGCGAGATCGACGCCATGATGGGGCTGGTCGACAAGGCGCTAGGCTCCAGCGAGCTCTATCACGGCCGTCTCTGCGCCATGTCCGAGGACGTGCCGCCGTCGACGGACCGGCACAAGCTGCGCGAATGGGTCGAGGCGCTGGTGATGTCGACCCGCGAGGAAGTCACGCGCAAGGCGCAGCTCGAGGCGGAATTGCGCAACAGCTCCAACGAGATCCGCAACCTGCGCGAGGCGCTGGAATCGACCCGCGCCGAGGCCCTCACCGACCCGCTGACCGGTCTCGCCAATCGCCGTCATTTCGAGGAGATGCTGCAGAAGTCGATCGATCAGGCGACGCTGCGGCGCGAGCCCTTCGCGCTGGTCATGGCCGACATCGATTTCTTCAAACGCTTCAACGATGCGCATGGCCACCTGACCGGCGACCAGGTGCTGCGCCTTGTCGCGCGCACGATGAAAGACAAGTTCAAGGACAAGGCGATCATCACCCGCTTCGGCGGCGAGGAATTCGCCATCATCCTCCCGGAGGCCGACCTGATCGCCGGCAAGTTCGGCGCCGAGACGGTCCGTCAGGCGCTGCTGACCCGCGAATTGATCAAGCGCTCGACCAACGAAAATCTCGGCCGCATCACCATCTCGCTTGGCGTTTCCAGCTACCGCCGCGGCGATACGGCCGGTTCCCTGGTCGACCGGGCCGATCAGGCCCTGATGCAGGCCAAGCGCGACGGCCGCAACCGCACCGTCACCGAGGATGTCGTGGAGACGGCGAGCCGCGTGGCTTGA
- a CDS encoding tautomerase family protein, which produces MPYINLQITKGASRQQKAQIVKEFTETLVKVLGKNPQNTHIVIQEIEREDWGHGGELVADKAPVTSGKA; this is translated from the coding sequence ATGCCCTACATCAATCTCCAGATCACCAAGGGCGCCTCGCGCCAGCAGAAGGCGCAGATCGTGAAGGAGTTCACGGAGACGCTGGTCAAGGTGCTCGGCAAGAACCCGCAGAACACCCATATCGTGATCCAGGAGATCGAGCGCGAGGATTGGGGCCATGGCGGCGAACTCGTCGCCGACAAGGCGCCAGTCACGTCCGGAAAGGCCTGA